Proteins encoded within one genomic window of Pigmentiphaga sp. H8:
- a CDS encoding tripartite tricarboxylate transporter substrate binding protein — MKHGLQGMLAIALAVAAGPAWPADAYPSKPIRIVIPFAPGGTVDILGRVLGEQLGTRLGQPIIIDNRPGAGGNIAAANVARADPDGYTLFLGSMGTQSMNGAIYAKLPFDPIADFAPITRLVTSANLLVVHSSIKAKSVKELIDYLKARPGQVNYASAGIGSFNHISAALFEMMADVKMTHVPYKSGGQALNSVLAGETQLVFQTIPAAVPYIQSGKLRALAVCSEERHPLFPDLPTASESGLPGFEINTWYGMLAPAATPRAVIDKLHGALVQTLQDTAIRKRLTELGLDAAPDTPEQFAALIKTDAVKWGKVIKTAGVVAE; from the coding sequence ATGAAACACGGATTGCAGGGAATGCTGGCCATCGCGCTGGCGGTGGCGGCGGGGCCGGCCTGGCCGGCGGACGCCTATCCGTCGAAACCGATACGCATCGTGATCCCGTTCGCGCCGGGCGGCACCGTCGACATCCTGGGGCGGGTGCTGGGCGAACAACTCGGCACCCGGCTGGGGCAACCCATCATCATCGACAACCGGCCCGGCGCCGGGGGCAACATCGCGGCGGCCAACGTCGCGCGCGCCGACCCGGACGGCTACACGCTGTTCCTCGGCTCCATGGGCACACAGTCGATGAACGGCGCCATCTACGCCAAGCTCCCGTTCGACCCGATCGCCGATTTCGCGCCGATCACGCGCCTGGTCACCAGCGCCAACCTGCTGGTGGTGCATTCGTCGATCAAGGCGAAATCGGTCAAGGAACTGATCGACTACCTGAAGGCCAGGCCGGGGCAGGTGAACTACGCCAGCGCGGGTATCGGCAGCTTCAACCACATCTCGGCCGCCCTGTTCGAGATGATGGCGGACGTGAAGATGACGCACGTGCCCTACAAGAGCGGCGGCCAGGCGCTCAACTCCGTGCTGGCCGGCGAAACGCAACTGGTGTTCCAGACCATTCCGGCCGCGGTGCCCTACATCCAGTCGGGCAAGCTCAGGGCGCTGGCGGTCTGCTCGGAAGAGCGCCATCCCTTGTTTCCCGACCTGCCCACCGCCAGCGAGTCGGGGCTGCCCGGCTTCGAGATCAATACCTGGTACGGCATGCTGGCGCCGGCCGCCACGCCGCGCGCGGTGATCGACAAGCTCCACGGCGCGCTGGTGCAGACGCTGCAGGACACCGCGATCCGCAAGCGCCTGACGGAGCTGGGCCTGGATGCCGCGCCGGACACGCCCGAGCAGTTCGCGGCGCTGATCAAGACCGATGCCGTGAAGTGGGGCAAGGTGATCAAGACGGCCGGCGTGGTGGCCGAATGA
- a CDS encoding MmgE/PrpD family protein translates to MDTSISRLADFAAGLRFEHLAASVVHDCKRRLIDALGCGLAACDAPPSRIARRLAARVDLPDGVPVLGTRRRTLPELAAFANGVMIRYLDGNDTFPGGGGHPSDVMAAVLAAAQDVRADGRATIAAIVAAYEVYAALFRAVNMRERGLDHVFYTAVAGAAGACNVMGLDAARTAQAIALAVTPNLALEATRRGALSEWKGCAAGNAARNGLFAALLAREGLTGPEQAIEGAHGLRELVGGFELPDLAARGADFRIGQAHLKRFLAEFHAQSPITAALELARKVSHADIARITLHTYHFAWSEVGHEPEKWRPTTRETADHSLPYMISAALIDGDFSDAVFEPERLADERIHALAARLTVEEDLDLSARFPAFVPCRLEIVTHGGMRHVATVDYPRGHAANPMDDAEVEEKFLRLAGRRLDEASARRALDMLWRLDAGKTLEELWSVLTIGAEERP, encoded by the coding sequence ATGGACACCAGCATTTCCCGCCTGGCGGATTTCGCCGCCGGACTGCGTTTCGAGCATCTGGCCGCGAGCGTGGTTCACGATTGCAAGCGCCGTCTCATCGACGCGCTGGGCTGCGGCCTTGCCGCGTGCGACGCGCCGCCTTCGCGTATCGCGCGCAGGCTGGCCGCCCGCGTGGATCTGCCGGATGGAGTCCCGGTGCTGGGAACGCGCCGGCGCACGCTGCCCGAGCTCGCGGCTTTCGCCAACGGCGTCATGATCCGCTATCTGGACGGCAACGACACCTTTCCAGGCGGGGGCGGCCATCCGAGCGACGTCATGGCGGCGGTACTGGCCGCCGCCCAGGACGTTCGCGCCGACGGCCGCGCCACGATCGCGGCCATCGTGGCGGCCTATGAGGTGTACGCGGCCCTGTTTCGCGCGGTCAACATGCGCGAGCGAGGCCTCGACCACGTCTTCTATACGGCGGTGGCGGGTGCCGCCGGCGCCTGCAACGTCATGGGCCTGGATGCGGCGCGGACCGCGCAGGCGATAGCGCTGGCCGTGACTCCCAACCTTGCGCTGGAAGCCACCCGTCGCGGGGCCTTGTCCGAATGGAAGGGTTGCGCGGCCGGCAACGCGGCGCGCAACGGCCTGTTCGCGGCCCTGCTCGCGCGCGAGGGGTTGACCGGTCCGGAACAGGCCATAGAGGGCGCGCATGGCCTGCGCGAACTGGTCGGCGGCTTCGAGCTGCCCGACCTTGCCGCGCGGGGCGCGGACTTTCGCATCGGCCAGGCACACCTCAAGCGTTTCCTGGCCGAGTTCCATGCGCAGTCGCCGATCACGGCGGCGCTCGAGCTGGCCCGCAAGGTATCCCATGCCGACATCGCGCGGATCACCTTGCACACCTACCATTTCGCCTGGAGCGAGGTCGGCCACGAGCCCGAGAAATGGCGGCCCACCACGCGCGAGACCGCCGATCACAGCCTGCCTTACATGATCTCGGCGGCCCTGATCGACGGCGATTTCAGCGACGCCGTCTTCGAGCCCGAGCGGCTGGCGGACGAGCGCATCCACGCGCTGGCGGCCAGATTGACGGTCGAGGAAGACCTGGACCTGAGCGCGCGCTTTCCGGCCTTCGTCCCCTGTCGCCTGGAGATCGTGACGCATGGCGGCATGCGCCACGTCGCGACGGTCGACTACCCCCGCGGCCATGCCGCCAATCCCATGGACGATGCCGAGGTCGAGGAGAAGTTTCTGCGCCTGGCCGGCCGTCGTCTGGACGAGGCGAGCGCGCGCCGCGCGCTCGACATGCTGTGGCGCCTGGACGCCGGCAAGACGCTTGAGGAGCTTTGGTCGGTTCTGACCATAGGGGCGGAGGAGAGACCATGA
- a CDS encoding MmgE/PrpD family protein, whose product MSQNSAIVKNEASADARSVSQRIAAHVAELRHGALPPSTVEASKRLMLDTLACAWAGRDAPGAPAAHGLLAADGGTPEATVWGYGGKLPAASAAFLNSLFGAALDYDAVNTVHADVCVLPAALAVAQRQRTSGKEFLVAYALGTDLASRLGGSITGQHRGWFTTSIYGVFGATAAAARLLGLDETAIAHAFGIALSQASGTQQANIEQALTKRLQSAFAARAGVFSALLASRGVTAPREAFEGRFGLFQLYQEGNPLKVLDGLGLSFALEQTNLKKYPTCACSHAALDAAFALIREHDLKPEDVSAIEVVHSPLMHRLVGAPFDPSGNPQVTAQFSVRYALASALLRRKVAIDDIQEAAVLDPAIRAITERIAVVVDEDNKSARAPATVTMQTRHGRLSRTVHEFPWSAEAPPSGEELAAKVDACFGYGGDALAPAARKTLIERVRRIEEIDDMSAFFAGVL is encoded by the coding sequence ATGAGCCAGAACTCCGCGATCGTGAAGAACGAGGCGAGCGCCGACGCGCGCTCGGTGTCGCAGCGCATCGCCGCGCATGTGGCCGAGCTGCGCCACGGCGCGCTGCCGCCCAGCACCGTCGAGGCGTCCAAGCGATTGATGCTGGACACGCTGGCCTGTGCGTGGGCCGGCCGCGATGCGCCGGGGGCGCCCGCGGCACATGGACTGCTCGCGGCCGATGGCGGCACGCCCGAGGCCACGGTGTGGGGCTATGGCGGGAAGCTGCCCGCCGCATCGGCGGCGTTCCTGAACAGCCTGTTCGGCGCGGCGCTCGACTATGACGCCGTGAACACCGTGCACGCGGACGTCTGCGTGCTGCCGGCGGCCCTGGCCGTGGCGCAACGGCAGCGCACGAGCGGCAAGGAGTTCCTGGTCGCCTACGCGCTGGGGACCGACCTGGCCTCGCGGCTGGGAGGATCGATCACCGGACAGCACCGGGGCTGGTTCACTACCTCGATCTATGGCGTGTTCGGCGCCACGGCCGCGGCCGCCCGCCTGCTGGGGCTGGACGAGACAGCCATCGCCCATGCCTTCGGCATCGCGCTCAGCCAGGCCTCGGGCACCCAGCAGGCCAATATCGAACAGGCCCTGACCAAGCGGCTGCAATCGGCCTTCGCGGCGCGGGCCGGGGTGTTCTCGGCGCTGCTGGCCTCGCGCGGCGTGACCGCGCCGCGGGAAGCCTTCGAGGGCCGGTTCGGCCTGTTCCAGCTGTACCAGGAAGGCAATCCGCTCAAGGTGCTCGACGGCCTGGGCCTGTCCTTCGCGCTGGAGCAGACCAATCTCAAGAAGTATCCGACCTGCGCCTGCAGCCATGCCGCGCTCGACGCCGCCTTCGCCCTGATCCGGGAGCACGATCTGAAGCCGGAGGATGTGAGCGCGATCGAGGTCGTGCACTCGCCGTTGATGCACCGGCTGGTCGGGGCGCCGTTCGATCCGTCGGGCAATCCGCAGGTGACGGCGCAGTTCAGCGTTCGCTACGCGCTGGCCAGCGCGCTGCTGCGCCGCAAGGTCGCCATCGACGACATCCAGGAAGCCGCGGTGCTCGACCCGGCCATCCGCGCCATCACGGAACGAATCGCCGTCGTGGTCGACGAGGACAACAAGAGTGCTCGCGCGCCCGCCACCGTCACCATGCAGACCCGGCACGGCAGGCTGTCGCGGACGGTGCATGAGTTCCCGTGGAGCGCGGAGGCGCCGCCCAGCGGCGAGGAACTGGCCGCGAAGGTCGATGCCTGCTTCGGCTACGGCGGCGACGCATTGGCCCCCGCCGCGAGGAAGACGCTGATCGAACGGGTGCGCCGCATCGAGGAAATCGACGACATGTCGGCGTTCTTCGCCGGCGTGCTGTAA